The Euphorbia lathyris chromosome 2, ddEupLath1.1, whole genome shotgun sequence genome includes a window with the following:
- the LOC136220414 gene encoding low affinity inorganic phosphate transporter 8-like, which produces MADGTQSIFSALDNAKTQLYHFKAIVIAGMGFFTDAYDLFCISAVTKLLGRLYYYDPTTGKPGKLPDNINNAITGVALCGTLVGQLFFGWLGDKLGRKKVYGITLVTMVGCALASGLSFGSTKESMVASLCFFRFWLGFGIGGDYPLSAVIMSEYANQKTRGAFIAAVFAMQGMGILFAGAVSTIVSKAFLHAFPAPAFSVNPVMSTQPEGDFVWRFVLMFGAVPAALTFYWRMKMPETARYTALVEGNQKKAAADMGKVLDRDFFVEEGNISKAPPSTAQYKLFSSEFFSRHGLHLLGTTTTWFLLDIAFYSLNLAQKDIYPGSGLLHKASTYNALEEMYYLARAMAIIALVATVPGYWFTVFLIDRIGRYIIQLGGFLLMSICMAILGIQYGNLRGEKSNCSKTAKTEYCGGNPILFVVLFGLTLFFANFGPNSTTFIVPAELFPARFRSTCHGISAAAGKAGAIIGAFLVQSYTLDGNSDDIKKAIIGLAVVNLLGFFFSFLVPETKGRSLEEISGEDKDMEGRANESARNYNGTAEMT; this is translated from the coding sequence ATGGCGGACGGGACTCAATCAATCTTCTCAGCCCTAGACAATGCCAAGACTCAACTCTACCACTTCAAAGCAATTGTAATCGCAGGCATGGGTTTCTTCACCGACGCATACGATTTGTTCTGCATCAGTGCAGTGACCAAGCTTTTAGGGCGCTTATACTACTACGATCCCACAACGGGAAAGCCTGGTAAGCTACCGGACAACATCAACAACGCAATTACAGGAGTCGCCTTATGTGGAACTTTAGTAGGCCAGCTCTTCTTCGGCTGGTTAGGCGATAAACTTGGGAGAAAAAAGGTTTATGGAATAACTTTAGTCACTATGGTTGGATGTGCTTTAGCTTCTGGACTTTCCTTTGGTTCCACCAAGGAAAGTATGGTTGCTTCTCTTTGTTTCTTCCGGTTTTGGCTAGGGTTTGGGATCGGAGGAGATTATCCCCTTTCTGCTGTGATTATGTCTGAGTATGCTAACCAGAAAACCCGAGGAGCTTTTATTGCTGCGGTGTTTGCTATGCAAGGGATGGGGATATTGTTTGCCGGAGCTGTATCTACAATTGTCTCCAAGGCTTTCCTTCACGCTTTTCCAGCTCCGGCGTTTAGTGTTAACCCGGTGATGTCAACTCAGCCGGAAGGTGACTTCGTTTGGCGATTTGTCCTcatgtttggtgctgtcccgGCAGCTTTAACCTTCTATTGGAGGATGAAAATGCCTGAAACTGCTAGGTATACTGCCTTGGTTGAGGGGAATCAAAAGAAAGCTGCTGCGGATATGGGGAAGGTTCTCGACAGAGACTTTTTCGTCGAGGAAGGGAATATCTCAAAAGCTCCTCCTTCCACAGCTCAATACAAATTATTCTCCTCCGAATTCTTTAGCCGCCATGGATTGCATCTTCTCGGCACGACGACTACCTGGTTCTTACTAGATATTGCGTTTTATAGTCTGAATTTAGCGCAGAAAGATATCTATCCCGGAAGTGGACTTTTACACAAAGCATCCACATATAATGCCTTGGAGGAAATGTATTATCTAGCTAGAGCAATGGCCATTATTGCACTCGTTGCTACTGTTCCGGGCTACTGGTTCACCGTCTTCTTGATTGATCGGATCGGAAGATACATAATCCAACTCGGTGGCTTCCTCCTTATGTCAATCTGTATGGCGATTCTCGGAATTCAATACGGTAATCTACGAGGAGAGAAATCAAATTGCAGCAAGACTGCTAAAACAGAATACTGCGGAGGAAACCCTATATTGTTCGTTGTTCTTTTCGGTCTTACACTCTTTTTCGCCAATTTCGGGCCAAACAGTACAACATTTATAGTTCCGGCAGAGCTGTTCCCTGCGAGATTTAGGTCGACCTGCCATGGGATATCAGCTGCGGCAGGAAAAGCCGGTGCTATTATAGGTGCGTTCCTGGTGCAGAGCTACACGCTTGATGGAAACTCAGATGATATCAAGAAGGCGATTATTGGACTTGCTGTGGTGAATTTGCTggggtttttcttttctttcttggttCCGGAAACTAAAGGGAGGTCGCTTGAGGAAATCTCCGGTGAAGATAAGGATATGGAAGGACGTGCAAATGAGAGTGCTAGAAACTATAATGGTACTGCTGAAATGACTTAA